From Toxorhynchites rutilus septentrionalis strain SRP chromosome 2, ASM2978413v1, whole genome shotgun sequence, a single genomic window includes:
- the LOC129767233 gene encoding T-complex protein 1 subunit theta, whose product MALHVPKAPGFASMLKEGARAYSGLEEAVYRNINACKEFASSVRSAYGPNGMNKMIINHIEKQFVTSDAGTIMRELDVEHPAAKLMIQASQMQEAEVGDGTNFVVVFCGALLEVAEELLRLGVTTSDITEGYEKALDKALEILPKLVCHEVKDFRNEEQVKETIRASVMSKQLGFEDFISELITKACVSILPEKTTFNVDNVRVCKILGSGLHTSEVVHGMVFKRFVEGEVSSANDAKIALYSCPVDIIQTETKGTVLIKSAEELKSFSQGEENLLETQIKAIADTGAKVIVAGGKFGDMALHYMNKYGLMAVRLNSKFDLRRLSKAVNGTVLPRLTPPSSEELGYCDKVFVNEVGDTSVCIFKSEGADSRIATIVIRGSTDNYMDDIERAIDDGVNTFKGLSRDGRFLPGAGATEVELAQQLAEYADTLPGLEQYAVRKFAVALEAFPKALAENSGVNATDVLNKLYLAHKEGKKNEGFDIDAELPSTIDVTSSKIFDLFQTKYWALKYAVGAACTILKVDQIIMAKRAGGPKPRQGGANSDDES is encoded by the exons ATGGCCCTCCACGTACCAAAAGCACCCGGTTTTGCTTCCATGCTCAAGGAAGGAGCTCGT GCATATTCCGGTCTTGAGGAGGCGGTTTACCGTAATATTAACGCATGTAAAGAGTTTGCCAGTTCTGTGCGATCTGCTTACGGACCAAACGGCATGAATAAGATGATCATAAACCACATTGAAAAACAATTTGTCACATCTGATGCGGGAACCATCATGCGTGAGCTTGATGTAGAACACCCGGCAGCAAAACTTATGATTCAGGCAAGTCAAATGCAAGAAGCAGAAGTAGGTGATGGCACAAACTTCGTTGTTGTGTTCTGTGGTGCTTTACTGGAGGTTGCAGAGGAACTTCTGCGACTCGGAGTAACCACCAGTGACATAACTGAAGGTTATGAAAAAGCCTTGGACAAAGCTCTAGAGATCCTGCCGAAACTCGTTTGTCACGAGGTCAAAGATTTCAGAAACGAGGAACAAGTGAAGGAAACGATCAGAGCATCGGTCATGTCGAAGCAATTGGGCTTCGAAGATTTTATCTCAGAATTAATCACAAAGGCTTGTGTATCAATTCTGCCGGAGAAGACCACTTTCAACGTTGATAACGTTCGTGTCTGCAAGATTTTGGGCAGTGGACTACACACCTCAGAAGTCGTTCACGGAATGGTGTTCAAAAGATTTGTTGAGGGAGAGGTTTCTTCCGCAAATGATGCAAAGATTGCTCTGTACTCATGCCCGGTGGACATTATCCAAACTGAAACCAAAGGAACTGTGTTGATTAAGTCTGCTGAGGAGTTGAAGAGTTTCAGCCAAGGTGAGGAGAATCTACTGGAAACCCAGATTAAAGCTATCGCTGATACTGGTGCAAAGGTAATTGTAGCTGGAGGAAAATTTGGCGATATGGCTCTTCACTACATGAACAAATACGGTCTGATGGCAGTTCGACTGAATTCTAAATTTGATTTGCGACGTTTGAGCAAAGCTGTCAACGGAACCGTCCTGCCGCGTCTAACCCCACCAAGCTCGGAGGAACTTGGATATTGTGACAAAGTATTTGTTAACGAGGTTGGAGATACTTCGGTTTGTATTTTCAAATCTGAAGGTGCCGATAGTAGAATCGCTACAATTGTAATCCGCGGGTCGACCGACAATTACATGGATGATATTGAACGTGCAATCGATGATGGTGTCAACACCTTTAAGGGACTCTCCCGTGACGGTCGTTTCCTGCCTGGAGCAGGTGCTACCGAAGTCGAACTTGCACAACAATTGGCCGAGTATGCCGATACATTACCAGGCTTGGAGCAATATGCCGTCCGCAAATTTGCTGTGGCATTGGAGGCTTTCCCCAAGGCTCTGGCTGAGAACAGTGGTGTCAATGCTACTGACGTATTGAATAAACTCTATCTAGCTCACAAAGAGGGCAAGAAAAATGAAGGATTCGATATTGATGCTGAGTTGCCATCGACGATCGATGTCACGAGCTCTAAAATCTTCGACTTGTTCCAGACCAAATACTGGGCCTTGAAATACGCCGTTGGAGCTGCTTGCACGATCCTAAAGGTGGATCAAATCATCATGGCAAAGAGAGCCGGTGGACCTAAGCCTCGGCAGGGTGGTGCGAATAGCGATGATGAATCATAA
- the LOC129767389 gene encoding H/ACA ribonucleoprotein complex subunit 4, producing MSDVEMGSPTIKKEKKKKKIKQEPGVENLGEIQKSGEFQIKPSEAIAKLETSKWPLLLKNFDRLNVRTNHYTPLPFGSSPLNRKIKDYVTSGFINLDKPSNPSSHEVVAWIKKILKVDKTGHSGTLDPKVTGCLIVCIDRATRLVKSQQSAGKEYVAVFKLHSAVESIAKVHQGLEKLRGALFQRPPLISAVKRQLRVRTVYDSKLLDYDEQRNMGVFWVSCEAGSYIRTMCVHLGLVTGVGGQMLELRRVRSGIQSEKDGMVTMHDVLDAQYLYENHKDESMLRRVIKPLEGLLVGHKRIIMKDSSVNAVCYGAKIMIPGVLRYEDGIEIDQEIVIVTTKGEAIALGIAMMTTSTMASCDHGVCAKIKRVIMERDTYPRKWGLGPKASMKKQLIASGKLDKYGKPNDKTPRDWLTGYTDFNKQLPKPSDSNGATAEDDITGGKRKLSITSVADNSMETSAVEADAGEKKKKKKKKHKKDDEAPEAQESSEQAVEADATEEPSESKKEKKKKKKDKKNQEEVE from the exons ATGTCCGACGTTG AAATGGGATCTCCGACCATcaaaaaagagaagaaaaagaagaagattaagCAGGAACCTGGAGTCGAAAATCttggtgaaattcaaaaatctGGCGAGTTCCAGATCAAACCATCGGAGGCGATTGCTAAGCTGGAAACTTCGAAATGGCCTCTgctgttgaaaaattttgatcGGCTAAATGTCAGGACCAACCATTACACCCCGTTACCATTCGGATCTTCACCATTGAATCGAAAAATTAAAGACTACGTGACGTCAGGCTTTATCAATTTAGATAAACCATCCAATCCCAGCTCGCACGAGGTGGTCGCCTGGATTaagaaaattttgaaagttGATAAAACTGGACATTCAGGAACATTGGATCCGAAGGTTACCGGATGTTTGATCGTCTGTATCGACAGGGCGACGAGATTGGTGAAGAGCCAGCAAAGTGCCGGTAAAGAATACGTTGCCGTCTTCAAGTTGCACTCGGCAGTGGAATCCATTGCAAAAGTACATCAAGGTTTGGAGAAGCTTCGCGGTGCATTGTTCCAGCGTCCTCCATTAATATCGGCTGTCAAGCGTCAGCTTCGCGTCCGTACCGTGTATGATTCCAAACTGCTGGATTACGATGAACAGCGTAATATGGGAGTATTTTGGGTAAGCTGCGAGGCAGGATCATACATTCGTACTATGTGCGTGCATTTGGGCCTTGTCACTGGCGTCGGCGGTCAAATGTTGGAACTTCGGCGCGTCCGGTCCGGTATTCAGTCGGAAAAGGATGGAATGGTAACCATGCATGATGTTCTGGATGCGCaatatctgtatgaaaaccataAAGATGAATCCATGCTTCGAAGAGTCATTAAGCCACTGGAGGGACTGTTAGTCGGCCACAAACGTATAATTATGAAGGACAGCTCGGTGAATGCTGTGTGCTACGGTGCTAAGATAATGATCCCAGGCGTTCTTCGCTACGAGGACGGCATCGAAATTGATCAGGAAATTGTGATTGTGACCACCAAAGGTGAGGCTATTGCGCTTGGTATCGCAATGATGACGACATCGACAATGGCCAGCTGTGATCACGGTGTGTGCGCTAAGATCAAACGTGTTATTATGGAACGGGACACGTACCCTCGCAAGTGGGGTTTGGGCCCGAAAGCTTCCATGAAGAAGCAACTGATTGCTAGCGGTAAGTTGGATAAGTACGGCAAACCAAACGATAAGACTCCTCGGGATTGGTTGACTGGTTATACGGATTTCAACAAGCAATTGCCCAAACCAAGTGATAGCAATGGAGCCACGGCGGAAGATGATATAACTGGTGGAAAG CGCAAACTGAGCATCACAAGTGTGGCGGATAACTCAATGGAAACTTCCGCCGTCGAAGCAGATGCCGgcgagaagaaaaagaaaaagaagaaaaaacataaGAAGGATGACGAGGCACCTGAAGCACAAGAATCCTCCGAACAAGCTGTAGAAGCAGATGCCACCGAAGAG CCCTCCGAGtccaaaaaagagaaaaagaagaaaaagaaggacAAGAAAAATCAAGAGGAAGTCGAATAA